The genomic stretch CACCAAGGCGGCCAACATGGTGGCGCGCCGCTTGGTCGTGCCGCCGCACCGCGACGGCGGCCAGGCGCAGTATGTCGAGAGTTCCGTTCCCGAGCCGCACGAACGCAGCCGGCTCGGACCGTTGATCGACAGAATGCGCGGGAATATTGCCGATGACTATTCCGTCGCAACCCTGGCCGCCCTGGCCGGGATGAGCGAGCGGACATTTCTGCGCCGGTTCGCCGCCGCAACTGGTGTCACGCCGGCGCGCTGGCTGCTTTCGGAACGGCTTTCACGGGCGCGTACTTTGCTGGAGGACACCGCCTTGCCGATCGAGCGGATTGCCGAAACCGCCGGCTTTGGAGCAGCGGCGACGTTGCGGCATCACTTCCGTCAACAATTCGCCACGACGCCCGCCGCGTACCGGGCGCGGTTCGGGACCAGTGCCAACTCCGCCTGACTTCACATACCGTCAAGGCAATAGCCCCTCGTAGCGGCCGCGCGGCCGGATGATGCTGCCGCTGACGATCTGCTCGACCATATGGGCTGCCCAGCCAACACTGCGCCCGAGCGCGAACAGCTGGAACGGCGCATCGCGCGGCAAGCCAAGACCACGCGTCAGCGCAGCCAGGGCGAAGTCGATGTTTGGGCGCGCGCCGGTCATGGACATGGCGGCCTTTTCCAGCTGCTGTAGTGTCTCGTCGACCGGGATGGCCGCCAAAAGTGCGGTGGCACGGGGATCTCCCTCGGGATAGAGCGGATGGCCGAATGCCGGCAATGGCCGATCGTGGCCGAGCCAGCGCCGGATTGCTGCATCGGCGCCGTATCTTGCGGCATCCTCGGCGAGCTGCATGACCGCTTCGCCGGCGCCGCCGTGACGCGGGCCGGATAGCGTTGCCAGGCCCGCCAGCAGGCAAGCGGCGGGCGCGGCTCCGGTCGAGGCGGCAACGCGGGCAGCGAAGGTCGATGCGTTGAGTTCATGGTCGGCAAGCAGGACAAGCGCGCACCGTATCGCCTCCGCCCCGGCATCATCCACCGACCAGCCCTGCGCCAGACTCCGATGGACAGGCCCTTTACCGGCTGCGGCGCCCAGCGACTGGGCCAGCGCCCCAATTGTTTGCGCGGCCTCGGCGCACAGCGAGGTGGCGCTGCGTCCAAGCGAAGGCCGTCCCTGGCTGGCAAGCAAGGCAAGCTGCGCAAAGGCCGAGGCGCGGCCGATCGGATGAGGTGCCTGCGACGACGGCGCCTTAAAAACCATCGGTTCAGCCAGGTTCCACAGCACGGCGGCGGTTTCCTCCAGGGTCGCCGATTTGGCGAGCGCAACGGCGTCCTGTCCCCGGTAGATGAGGCGACCGTGCCAAACGGTCGAGACCGAGGTGGCGATCGACGGCTCGCCCCAGGCAATCGCACTTTCGGCGATGGCCGAGGGGCTGCGTCCGCGTGCCCGGCGGGTGGCCAGTGCCGCGATGTCGTCGGCGCGGTACTGGCTGCGGCGCGGGTCGGTCTCATCCGGCCGCATGCCGATGCGGCCGCGGCTGACATAGGCGTAGAGCGTTTGCGGGCGGACCCTGAGCCTTTCCAGCGCCTCTTGCCGCGACAGCCATTCCGACATTTCGAGCCTTGTATTGATTATATTGATCAAGATTGATGACAGCGTTGTCCAGCCTTATCTCCGATCCGGAAAAGCTTCAAGGAGACAAGGCTATGGCGAATGGGCTCGATGATGTGGTGGCGGCCGAAACCGTGCTGTCCGACGTGGATGGTCTGGGCGGCCGCCTGACGATCCGTGGTCATTCGCTGGCGGAACTGGCCGGACGAAGGAGTTTTCCGCAGGTCGTGCGGCTGTTGCTCGACGGCTTCTTCGAGGATCTGCCTGGCGATATCGAACTGGCGGCGCAACTGGGTGAGGCGCGTGTCGAGGTGTTCGGGCGGACCCAGCCTTTGCTGTCGCTGCTGGCGCCACTCGAAATCTACAGCGCCATGCGCGCCGGCATGGCCTTGCTGCCAGATGGCGAAACACTGGCCGACGCGCTGCGGCTGATCGCGGCGCCCGCCGTGCTGACGCCTGCCTTGCTGCGCCTGCAGCGCGGCGAGCAGCCGGTCGCGCCGGACGGCAAGGCAGACCATGCCGCCGACATGTTGCGCATGCTGCGGGGGGCCGTTCCGTCGCCGGCATTGGCAAAAGCGCTCGACACCTATCTGGTGACCGTCTGCGACCACGGCCTCAACGCCTCGACCTTCGCCACGCGCGTCGTTGCTTCGACATTGGCCGGCCTGACCTCGTCGGTGCTGGCCGGGCTCGGCGCGCTCAAGGGGCCGTTGCACGGCGGCGCGCCCGGCCCGGTGATCGAGATGCTTGACGCGATCGACGCGCATGGCGATGCGGCCGGCTGGCTGCGCAACGAGATCGCGCATGGCAGGCGGATCATGGGGTTCGGCCATCGCATCTACCGCGTGCGCGATCCGCGCGCCGACGTGCTGAAAGCCGTCGTGCGGCAGTTCGGCGGCGAGGGCGAGACCGGCCGCCGGCTGGCTTTCGCCGAGGGCGTCGAAAAGACGGCGCTCGAGGTGCTGCGGGTCGCCAAGCCGCAGCGCTCGCTGCAGACCAATGTCGAATTCTACACGGCACTGGTGCTGGAAGCAGCGGGTTTCCCGCCACAAGCCTTCAGCAATGTCTTCGCCGCCGGCCGCGTTGCCGGCTGGATCGCGCATGCGCGCGAGCAGCAGACGACCGGTCGGCTGATCCGGCCGCAATCGCGCTATGTCGGCCCGGTGCCGGATTTGGTTGCCTAGGCATCCTGACCCCAGGACACGGTCTCTCCGCTTCAAGCGGAGAGGCTTTCCCTCATGACCGAAATTTCATGTGATCACGCGACCGTGTTCGTGTTCTTGCCTTGGTCCGTCCTTATATGCTGCACTGCAACATAGGCCGCCAATAGCTGCTTCCTTCCGTGACGTTGGGGCAGGTTGGCGCATCAGGACAACAGGAACGCCATGACGAAGAACGGCAAGGCGGAGGAAAACAAGAAGATCAACATCGCGCTTCAGGGCGGCGGCTCGCATGGCGCCTTTTCCTGGGGCGTGCTCGACCGGCTGCTGGAGGATGGCAGGCTGGAGATTTCAGCGGTTTCCGGCACCAGCGCCGGCGCCATGAACGCCGTGGCGCTGGCCGATGGATTTGTGCGCGGCGGGGTCGAAGGCGCGCGGCAAAAACTCGACGATTTCTGGCGCGCGGTGGCGGCGAAGGGCCGGTTCAGCCCGGTGCAGCGCATGCCGTGGGACGTTGCCTGGGGCAATTGGTCGATCGAGAACACGCCTGGCTACGTCTTCTTCGACACCATGTCGCGGGTGTTCTCGCCCTATGTCGCCAACCCGCTCGGCCTCAATCCGCTGCGCGACGTGGTGGCGCAGGAGATCGACTTCAGCAATGTGCGCGCCTGCAAATCCATGGAGCTGTTCATCTCCGCGACCAATGTCGAGACCGGACAGTTGCGGGTGTTTTCCGATGGCGAGATCGACCTCGACACGGTGATGGCCTCGGCCTGCCTGCCGCAGCTGTTCCGCGCCGTCGAGATCAAGGGCGTGCCCTATTGGGATGGCGGCTATGGCGGCAACCCGGCGCTTTATCCGTTCTTCAAGACGGCGGCGACCGAGGACGTGCTCCTGGTGCAGATCAATCCGGTGGTGCGCGAGGGGACGCCCAGGAGCGCCAACGAGATCCAGAACCGCATCGACGAAATCACCTTCAATGCCGGGCTGCTGCGCGAATTCCGCTCGATCGCCTTCGTCAAGGAACTGATCGCCGCCGGCCGGCTGCCGCATGGCGAGTACCGCGACATCCGCATGCATCGCATAGATGCCGACGAGGCGTTCAAGGACCTGTCGGCGTCGTCGAAGGTCAATGCCGAATGGGCCTTCCTGAGCTATCTCAGAGACCTCGGCCGCACTGCCGCCAGCGACTGGCTGGAAGAAAACTACGATGCCGTCGGCAAGCGGCCGACGCTCGATCTCTCCGGCGAACTCGATGACGGCTTCAAGCCGGTGCGCGGTCCCGCGCCCGGCCGGCGGGTCAAGGAATTCCTCGCGGTGCGCAAGAACCCTGAAGCGGAGCGCCGCCGGGCCTGACCGGAAACCCGGCACGTCTAGGCTTCATCCGGCTTTCAGCGCCAGGTCGATCACCTTGATCAGGGCGGCGGCCGCCTGCCGCTGTCCCTCGGGATCGCTGATCCGCGTCTTCATGCCTTCCAGTCCATCGAGCAGCATGTCGGCAAGCAGTTGCGTCGACAGGCCCCTGGCCGCCAGATCGACGCCGTTCCTGGCCGCCTCGCCATGGATGGCGGCGGCGATATGTTCGACAAGAGCGCCGCGCCAGCACCCGACCAGATCGCCGAGGCTTGATTTCATGTCCAGCAATTCGGCGCCATGAGGCGAGGCAAGGACGGCGCTCATCATCGCGATGAAAGCCTCGTCGATGGCTCCCATCATGCGCTCGGTGAAAGCACCATCGCCGGCCAGAGCCATTTTTGCCGCCGCGACCGAGCGCGACAGCACCATCATGGCGATGGCGCGGAAAATGTCGGTCTTGTTCTTGAACTGCAGATAGAGCGCCGGACGCGACATGTCGGCGGCGCGCGCGATGTCGTCCATGGTGGTGCGGGAGAAGCCATAGGCCAAGAACACCTTCATCGCGCCGTCCAGAATACGGACGCGTCTGGGGTCGATGGCGGCGATGTCTTCGTTCTGATTCATGGAGCGACATTATCCTGCAAAATCTCAATTGACAAAATGACGGAATTTGTCAATATGTTTGAAGGTGAAGCGACCCAAGGGGAACTTCGCCTTCGGGCTGTGGACGACAACAAAGGGTATCCCCATGCGCCTCACCGTCGACGGGCAGTCATTCGACATCGACGCCGATCCGGACATGCCGCTGCTGTGGGCGCTGCGCGACCTCATCGGCAAGACCGGACCGAAATTCGGCTGCGGCATTGCCGCATGCGGCGCCTGCACCGTGCATGTCGATGGTCAGCCGGTGCGCTCCTGCTCGCTACCCGTCGGCCAGGTCAGCGGCGCTGTCACCACCATCGAAGGCATCGGCACGGCGGGCAGGCTGCATCCTGTGCAGCGGGCATGGCTGGAAGAACAGGTCGCGCAATGCGGCTACTGCCAGGCCGGCCAGATCATGAGCGCGGTGGCGCTGCTCGACGAGGTCGCCGACCCGAGCGACGCCGATATCGACAACGCCATGGGCGGCAATCTCTGCCGCTGCGGGACCTATCCGAAGATCCGCTCGGCCATCAGGAAGGCCGCGGCGCTCAAGACGGCGGGGCTCTGATCATGGCCAGTGTCGGAAAGATCGCCCGCCGCACGTTCCTGATCGGCGCGGCCGCTGTCGCGGGCGGCGTTGCCGTCGGTTACTACTATTATCGCAAGCCGTTTCCGAATCCGCTCGAGACCGATCTCGGCAAGGGCGAGGCGACCTTCAACCCCTATGTGAAGATCGGCGCCGACAACACCATCACCATCGTCGCGCCGCGCGCCGAGATGGGGCAAGGCATCTCGACGACGCTCGCCGTTATGGTAGCCGAAGAACTCGATGTCGGTCTCGACCAGGTCAAGGTCGAGCACGGCCCGGCCTCCTACGCCTATTACAACGCGGCGATCCTCGAAGAGGGCGGTCCGTTCGCCTTTTTCGACGAGAGCATGACCGCGCAGGCGGTGCGCTCAGGTCTCGGTGTGATCGGCAAGTTCCTCGCTCTCCAGGCAACCGGCGGCTCGGCTTCGGCGCGCGACGGTTTCGACAAAATGCGCCAGGCGGGCGCCACCGCCCGGCAGTTGCTGATCGCGGCGGCGGCGCAGAAACTCGGCGTTGCCGCCACCGATCTGGAAACGGCCAATGGCTCGATTGTCCACAAGGCGTCCGGCAAGTCGCTGACCTATGGCGCGGTTGCGGCTGCTGCCGCCGTCCTGGCGGCCCCGGCCGAAGTCAGGCTCAAGGACAGAGCCGACTGGAAACTGCTGGGAAAGCCGCAGAAACGCATCGACATGCTGGCCAAGGTCACCGGGGCGCCGATCTTCGGCATCGATGTCAGGCTGCCGGATATGCTCTACGGCACGGTGAAGATGAGCCCGCGCTTCTGGGCCAAGCCAGTCAGGGCGGATCTCGCCAAAGCCGAGAAAATGCCCGGCGTGATCAAGATCGTGCCGCTCGAGACGAATTACGGCCACGGCTTCGGCATCATCGCGCAAAATACCTGGGCGGCTTTCAAGGCGGCCGACGCCATCGATGTCCAATGGGCGGATCCCGAATATCCGCTCGGCAGCGCCGCCATATCAGACGTGCTGAAGCAGGCGCTCGCCACCAAGGGCTCGGCGATGCGCGACAATGGCGACGTCGACACCGCCTTTGCCGACGCGCCGCGCGAACGCATGGTCGAGGCGGACTATGCCGTGCCCTATCTGGCGTATGCGACGATGGAGCCGATGAACGCCACGGCGCGGTTCCGCGATGGCGCGCTCGACATCTGGTGCGGCAACCAGGCGCCGACGCTGGTGCGGCAGCTTTGCGCCAACGCCGTCGGCATCGGGCAGGACAAGGTCACCGTGCACACCACCTTCATGGGCGGCGGTTTCGGCCGCCGCGTCGAGGTGGACTACGCGTTGCACGCCGTGCTGATGGCGAAGGAGACAGGCGGGCGTCCGGTCAAGGTGACCTGGACGCGCGAGGAAGACATGCGCCACGATGCCTACCGGCCGGCCGCGGTCGGCAAGTTCCAGGCGCGGCTCGGCGACGACGGCATGCCGGTCGCCGTCGACATGAGGATCGCCTCGCCATCCATGATAGCCAGCACCTTGCGCCGGCTGTTCCCGTCGATACCGCCGATGGGACCCGACAAAAGCATCGTCGACGGCGCCTATGACCAGCCCTACACCATCCCGAACTATCGGGTGAGCGGTGTCGCCGCCCCTGTTTCGATTCCCGTTGGCTCCTGGCGCTCGGTCGGCAGTTCGATCAACGGCTTCTTCCACGAAGGCTTCATGGACGAGATTGCCGTCGCCGGGAAAGTCGATCCTATCGAGATGCGCAAGAGATTGATGGCTGCCTATCCCTCGGCGGTGAAGGTGGTCGAGAAGGTCGCCGCGATGGCGAAATGGGGCGAGGCGCTGCCCGCCGGCAAGGCCAAGGGCATGGCTTTCACGCTGTCCTTCGGCAGCTGGGTCGGCGAGATCGTCCAGGTGGCGGACACGCCGGCCGGCATCCGCGTCGAGAAGGTGTGGATCGCCGCCGATGTCGGCACCGCACTCGATCCGGGCATCATCGAGGCACAGCTGATTTCCGCCGCCATCTATGGCCTGTCGGCGGCAATGGGACAGCAGATCACCTTCGCCGACGGCATGGTCGAACAGTCGAACTTCCACGATTTCGACGCCATGCGGATCTTCCAGTGCCCGGTCTTCGAAGTCGCCATCCTGGAGAATTTCCACAAGATGGGCGGCGTCGGCGAGGTTGGCACGCCGCCGGCGGCACCGGCGCTGGCCAATGCCATCTTCGCGCTTACCGGCAAGCGTATCCGCACGCTGCCGCTGTCGACAACGGTGGCCTTCGCATGAGGAAGCTTCTCATCATGCTGACGCCTGCTGCCATCATGTTTTCGGTGGCGCCCTCTGCAACCGCGGAGCAGAGCCAGACATCGCCGAGCCCGACGGTCGACATGGCCAGGGGCCTGTCCGAATGGGACAAGATCTACGCGGTGTTCTCGCATCCGCGCTGCGCCGATTGTCATGTCGCGGACGACCGGCCGCGCTGGTCGGGTGCGCATTATGGCGGTACGCGTGTGCATGCCTTCAACGTCCAGCGCGGCACCGACGGATCAGGCTTCGGCAATCCGGGCCTGCGCTGCACGACTTGCCATTTCTCCAGCAATTCCAATGCATTGCATGGACCGCCCGGCGCCAAGGGCTGGCATCTGGCGCCGGCGGAGATGACCTGGTTCGGTAAATCCTCGGCCGAAATCTGCGCCCAGATCAAGGATCCGGCGCGCAATGGCAACCGCAAACTGGCTGATGTCGCGCTGCATGTCCGCGACGATAAACTTGTCGCCTGGGGCTGGGCGCCGGGCTCGGATCGTGAGCCGGCTCCGGGCTCGGCCGAAGCGACTTATCAAGCGATCGAAAACTGGATGGCGGCGGGTTCACCTTGTCCGATGCCGTAATGGTCTTGCAACTTTGAGGCTATATTGCAGTGCAACTTTGATGTAGAAGCACGCTCGCCTATCACGGCAAATTGAACACGGTCAGGCGCGCACCCATATCGGCGACGCGCCCGCGTCATGAAGGCGCGGAGCTGACCGAACCCGCAGTGGAAAAATGACGATGCCTAAAATCAGGTTTCACAAGCTTGCAGCCATTGTTGTGCTCATTGGGTTCGCGGCGTGGATGGCGACAGGCGAGTTCTCGTCGGTCGGCAGCGTAGCGGCCAACAAGGCCAAGGCGGCCGAAGTCGAGCAGGGCAAGGCGCCGGACGCAAGCAAGCCGAAGGCGGCGGAAGCCGAACCGAAGGCGCCGTTGCGCACCGTTGCCGTGGTGACGCCACCGCGCAAGACCTATGCGCGCGCCATCCGCATTTCCGGCCTGACCGAGGCGGACAAGCGCGCGGTTCTGGCAACCCGTGTCGCCGGCGTCATCGACAAGCTGCCGGTCAAGCAAGGCGATCACGTCAAGACCGGCGACCTGGTGCTGATGCTGGCGGCGGAAGAAAAGATCTCGGGTGTCGACAATGCCAAGCAGTTGCTGGTGCAGCGCAAGGCCGAGCTCGATGCCGCCGAGCGGCTTGCCAAGACCGGCAATCTGCCCAAGCTGCAGCTCGACACCGCCCGCTCCAACCTGACCCAGGCGCAATCCCAGCTGGATACCGCGCAGGCCGAACTCGACCGCAACGAAGTCAAGGCGCCGTTCGATGGCGTCATCGACCGGGTGCCGGTGGAGCTTGGCAGTTCCATCATGCAGGGCGGCGAGGTGGCGACCATCCTCAAGCTCGATCCGGTGATCGCCCGCGGCGAGATCAGCGAGCGCGACCTCGGCTATCTCAAGATCGGCGACAAGGCCAGCGTGCGGCTGGTCAGCGGCCAGACCGTCGAGGGCACCGTGCGCTATATCAGCCGCGACGCGTCGTCGGCGACCCGCACCTTTCGCGTCGAGGTCGCCATCCCCAATGCGGATGGCTCGGTGCCGGCCGGCATGACGGCGGAGATCCGGCTCAGCGCGCTCCCGACCGACGCGGTCCTGCTGCCGCGTTCGGTGGTGACGCTGGGCGACAAGGGCGACCTCGGCATCCGCGCCGTCGGCAAGGACAACAGAGTGGCGTTCTTCCCGATCGACCTCGTCGACGACACCCCGACCGGCCTTGTGCTTGGCGGCATCCCGGCCGATGCGCGCATCATCGTCGCCGGCCAGGAACTGGTGAAGGAAGGCGATGAGGTCAAGCCGGTCGAGGCCGACCAGGCGACCATCAACAAGCTGATCGGCGAAGCCACCGCCGGGACGCAGTAGCGCAGCGACGCCGGCGCCGGGCTCTGCCCGGCGACGTCAGTTCGTTCGCCACTCCCGAAAGCAACAGGCACAAGTCATGGATATCGTCAGACTCGCAATCAACAATGCCCGCCTGACCATCTCGGTCCTGGTCTTCCTGCTGATCGCAGGCTGGGTCGCCTATCAGTCGACGCCGAAGGAAGCGGAACCCGACGTTCCGATTCCGATGATGTATGTCAGCCTGATCTATCAAGGCATTTCGCCGGAGGATTCCGAGCGCCTTCTGCTGCGGCCGATGGAAAGCAAGCTGAAAAGCCTGAAGGGCCTCAAGGAAATGCGCTCGGCCGCCTTCCAGGGCGGCGGCTATGTGCTGGTCGAGTTCCAGCCGCAGACCAATCTGGCGACAGCGCTGCAGGATACCCGCTCCAAGGTGCAGGACGGCAAGGCCGACCTGCCGCAGGCGGCCGAGGAGCCTGTCGTCACCGAGGTCAACATTTCCGAATTCCCGGTGCTGGTCGTCACGCTGTCGGGCGAATTGCCCGAGCGCGTGCTGGCGGCCGCGGCGCGCGAACTGCGTGACCGCATCGAGGAAGTGCCGGGCGTTCTCGAAGGCTCGCTGCAGGGCTCGCGCGACGATCTCGTCGAGGTCGTCATCGATCCGATGAAACTGTCTTCCTACGGGCTGCAGCTCGACCAGCTGATCGGCGCCGTCGGTGCTTCCAACAGCCTGGTCGCCGCCGGCAACATCGAGGGCTCGCAGGGCAAATACGCCGTCAAGGTGCCGTCGCTGATCGAGACGCCGGAGGATGTGGCGGCGCTGCCGGTGGTCGCCGGCCCCAATGCCGTGGTTCAGGCCAAGGACATCGCGACGATCCGCTCGACCTTCGCCGACGCCACGACGATCACGCGCCTCAACGGCAAGCCGGCCATCGCCATCGAGGTCAAGAAGCGCATCGGCGCCAATCTGATCGACACGCTCACCAAGGTGCAGGCGGTGTCCGACGCCTTCGTCAAGACCATGCCCGAGGGGATGCACGTCACCTACACGCAGGACAAGTCGGTCTTCGTCAACCAGTTGCTCGGCGACCTGCAGAACCACGTGATGATCGCCGTCATCCTGGTGTTCATCGTCATCCTCTACGCGCTGTCCGGCCGAGCCTCGCTGCTTATCGGTCTCGCCATCCCGTCATCCTTCCTGATCGGCATCCTGCTTCTGGCGATGATGGGCTACACGATCAACATGATCGTGCTGTTCAGCCTTATCCTGGCGGTCGGCATGCTGGTCGACGACGCCATCATCGTCACCGAGTTCGCCGAACGGCGCATGAGCGAAGGCATGCCCAAGCAGGAAGCCTTCGCGCTTGCCGCCAAGCGCATGGCCGGTCCGGTCATCGCGGCGACGATGACGCGTATCGCCGCCTTCTCGCCGCTGCTGTTCTGGCCGGGCATCATCGGCGATTTCATGAAGTACATGCCGATCACGCTGATCGTCACGCTCTCGGCCTCGATGCTCTATGCGCTCGTCTTCGCGCCGACGCTGGGCGCGATCTTCGCCAAGGCGCCGGAGCATCACGCCGATGACAATCGCGACGGCTGGTACATGGCTGTCGTCAAGCAGGCGGTGCGCTTCCCCATCACCGTGATGGTGCTCACCGTCGTCCTGCTGGCCGGCATCTTCGTTGGCTATTCGAAGTACGGCGCCGGCGTCGAGTTCTTCCCGAGCGTCGAACCCGATTACGGCCTGCTCTATGTGCATGCCCGCGGCAACCTTTCGCTGGCCGAAATGGACACGGCGACCAAGATCGCCGAAAACCGGCTGCTTGGCTGGCCGGGCCTGAAGTCGGTCTATACCCGCGTCGGCAAGTCCGAAGGCGGCGGCCAGGATGTGCCCGAGGACGTCGTCGGCGTCATCCAGTACGAGTTCATCGACTGGCGCGAGCGCAAATCGGCGAACCAGATCCTGAACGATCTGCGCGGCGTCATGGCCGGCATTCCCGGCGTCGACGTCGAGGTGCGCGTGCCGGAAGCCGGCCCGCCGACCGGCAAGCCGATCCAGATCAGGCTTTCGGCCGTCGATCCCAAGGGACTGGACGAGAAAGCGCGTGCGGTCGCGGCACGCATCGCCAAAGTGCCCGGCGTCATCGACATTTCCGACGGCTTGCCGCCGCCCGGCGTCGATTGGGCGCTCGAGGTCGACCGCGCCAAGGCAGCGCAATACGGCATCAGCCCGACCTCGGTCGGAACGGTGGTGCAACTTGTCACCAACGGCCTGAAGCTGTCGGAATACCGGCCTGCCGGCGCCGACAAGGCGGTCGACATCCGGCTGCGCCTGCCGGAGGATCGGCGTACGCTGTCGACGCTCGACGAGCTCAGGGTGCAGACCTCGCAAGGGTCGGTGCCGATCTCGAACTTCGTCGTCCGCAAGGCGAAGCCCAGCGTCGGCATCCTCAACCGCATCGATGGCGCCCGCACCGTGGTGGTGCAGGCCAA from Mesorhizobium sp. 113-3-3 encodes the following:
- a CDS encoding efflux RND transporter permease subunit, which codes for MDIVRLAINNARLTISVLVFLLIAGWVAYQSTPKEAEPDVPIPMMYVSLIYQGISPEDSERLLLRPMESKLKSLKGLKEMRSAAFQGGGYVLVEFQPQTNLATALQDTRSKVQDGKADLPQAAEEPVVTEVNISEFPVLVVTLSGELPERVLAAAARELRDRIEEVPGVLEGSLQGSRDDLVEVVIDPMKLSSYGLQLDQLIGAVGASNSLVAAGNIEGSQGKYAVKVPSLIETPEDVAALPVVAGPNAVVQAKDIATIRSTFADATTITRLNGKPAIAIEVKKRIGANLIDTLTKVQAVSDAFVKTMPEGMHVTYTQDKSVFVNQLLGDLQNHVMIAVILVFIVILYALSGRASLLIGLAIPSSFLIGILLLAMMGYTINMIVLFSLILAVGMLVDDAIIVTEFAERRMSEGMPKQEAFALAAKRMAGPVIAATMTRIAAFSPLLFWPGIIGDFMKYMPITLIVTLSASMLYALVFAPTLGAIFAKAPEHHADDNRDGWYMAVVKQAVRFPITVMVLTVVLLAGIFVGYSKYGAGVEFFPSVEPDYGLLYVHARGNLSLAEMDTATKIAENRLLGWPGLKSVYTRVGKSEGGGQDVPEDVVGVIQYEFIDWRERKSANQILNDLRGVMAGIPGVDVEVRVPEAGPPTGKPIQIRLSAVDPKGLDEKARAVAARIAKVPGVIDISDGLPPPGVDWALEVDRAKAAQYGISPTSVGTVVQLVTNGLKLSEYRPAGADKAVDIRLRLPEDRRTLSTLDELRVQTSQGSVPISNFVVRKAKPSVGILNRIDGARTVVVQANVTAGEQVAAVQQQVTQAVTDMNLGSGIRWKLAGSNEDSAEASAFLSKAFGAAIFLIFLVLLAQFNKFTSVWLVLSCVVMATIGVFLGLLITGETFGIVMSGIGVIALAGVVVNNNIVLIDTYDRLREEGWDKMDAVLQTCRERARPVVLTAVSAILGVLPIAFGLGLEIFHHETTINAPSTQWWISLSSAIVFGLSFATVLTLVVTPSMLMVFTRAKVKLGARRGLFSRLFRRGKGEISSETPTADAGAEPAIAFPKAAE